In one Kluyveromyces marxianus DMKU3-1042 DNA, complete genome, chromosome 4 genomic region, the following are encoded:
- the GAR1 gene encoding H/ACA snoRNP pseudouridylase subunit GAR1 has product MSFRGGNRGGSRGGSRGGFRGNSRGGFGSRGAPMGPPDSVLEMGAFLHPCEGDIVCRSINTKIPYFNAPIYLENKTQVGKVDEILGPLNEVFFTIKCSEGVKAESFNEGDKFYIAPDKLLPIERFLPKPKVAGPPKPKRKRSAAPGGRGGSRGGFGGSRGGFGGRGGSRGGFGGGRGGSRGGFGGGRGGSRGGFGGSRGGSRGGFGGRGGSRGGRY; this is encoded by the coding sequence ATGAGTTTTAGAGGTGGTAATAGAGGTGGATCCCGTGGTGGATCCCGTGGTGGATTCCGTGGAAATTCCCGTGGTGGATTTGGTAGCAGAGGTGCCCCAATGGGTCCTCCAGATTCCGTTTTAGAAATGGGTGCTTTCCTACATCCATGTGAGGGGGACATTGTATGTCGTTCAATCAATACTAAGATTCCATACTTCAATGCACCAATCtatttggaaaacaaaacacaaGTCGGTAAGGTCGATGAGATCTTGGGTCCTTTAAATGAGGTTTTCTTTACGATAAAATGTTCTGAAGGTGTTAAGGCAGAAAGTTTCAACGAAGGTGACAAGTTTTACATTGCTCCTGATAAATTACTACCTATAGAGAGATTCTTGCCTAAACCAAAGGTTGCTGGCCCACCAAAGCCtaagagaaagagatcAGCTGCTCCAGGCGGCCGTGGTGGATCTAGAGGTGGATTCGGTGGCTCCAGAGGCGGATTCGGTGGTCGTGGTGGATCCAGAGGTGGCTTCGGTGGTGGCCGTGGTGGCTCAAGAGGTGGCTTCGGTGGTGGCCGTGGTGGCTCCAGAGGTGGCTTCGGTGGCTCCAGAGGTGGTTCCAGAGGTGGCTTCGGTGGCCGTGGTGGTTCCAGAGGTGGAAGATACTAA